The following proteins come from a genomic window of Candidatus Nealsonbacteria bacterium:
- a CDS encoding phosphoribosylamine--glycine ligase → MSNNSENNNEKNNNHDKNHFSAKKFLFVSWESLSGDLALKIKNEGHEVKAYIKAESDQDVYDGFLDKVDDWQKYKDWADIIIFDDVGFGSFADSLRTEGKLVIGGSKYTDKLEEDREFGQNEMKQAGLAVLPHWDFSDFDSAIEFIKSNPTHYVFKPSGNIASDQKGILFLGQEEDGKDLIEILEQNKKTWAKKIKKFQLQKMAVGVEVAVGAFFNGQDFIFPVNINFEHKKLFPGDIGPYTGEMGTLMYWSPQNEIFRNTLLKIKPKLIESGYVGYIDINCIANAKGIFPLEFTCRFGYPTISVQMEGVTNDWGEFFYKLTKKEALELKNKKGFQIGVIVVVPPFPYEDKNETFIYKDLSILFKKNDLNGVHLGDVKLLNGVWSIAGESGYVLVITGSGLTVDDARKQVYSRLKNIMLQNMYYRTDIGLKWYQDSDRLQTWGYLY, encoded by the coding sequence ATGTCAAACAATTCAGAAAATAATAATGAAAAAAACAATAATCACGATAAAAATCATTTTTCGGCTAAAAAATTTTTATTTGTTTCTTGGGAAAGTTTAAGCGGGGACCTGGCTTTAAAAATAAAAAATGAAGGGCATGAAGTTAAGGCATATATTAAAGCAGAAAGCGACCAAGATGTTTACGATGGTTTTCTTGATAAAGTTGATGATTGGCAAAAATATAAAGACTGGGCAGATATCATTATTTTTGATGATGTTGGTTTTGGAAGTTTCGCTGACTCTTTGAGGACTGAAGGAAAATTAGTTATCGGTGGCAGTAAGTATACGGACAAATTGGAAGAAGACCGTGAATTCGGACAAAACGAAATGAAGCAAGCGGGACTGGCGGTGCTTCCCCATTGGGATTTTTCTGATTTTGATTCTGCTATTGAATTTATTAAATCAAATCCCACTCACTATGTTTTTAAACCTTCTGGCAATATTGCTTCCGATCAAAAAGGAATTTTATTTTTAGGACAAGAGGAGGACGGCAAAGATTTAATTGAAATATTGGAACAAAATAAAAAAACTTGGGCAAAAAAAATCAAAAAATTTCAGTTGCAAAAAATGGCAGTCGGGGTTGAAGTGGCGGTCGGAGCCTTTTTTAACGGCCAAGACTTTATCTTCCCGGTTAATATAAATTTTGAGCATAAAAAATTATTCCCCGGAGATATAGGTCCCTACACCGGCGAGATGGGAACTTTAATGTATTGGTCCCCTCAAAATGAAATTTTTAGAAATACTTTATTAAAAATAAAACCGAAACTAATAGAGTCCGGTTATGTTGGATATATTGATATTAACTGTATTGCTAATGCTAAAGGTATTTTCCCTCTTGAGTTCACCTGCAGATTCGGCTATCCGACAATTAGCGTTCAAATGGAAGGAGTAACCAATGACTGGGGAGAATTTTTTTATAAATTAACCAAAAAAGAGGCATTAGAATTAAAAAACAAGAAAGGTTTTCAGATCGGCGTTATAGTCGTTGTCCCTCCTTTTCCATACGAAGATAAGAATGAAACTTTTATCTATAAAGACCTTTCAATTCTTTTTAAAAAAAATGACCTTAATGGAGTTCACTTGGGCGACGTTAAGCTGTTAAATGGAGTTTGGAGTATTGCTGGAGAATCTGGCTATGTTTTAGTAATAACCGGTTCTGGTTTAACTGTCGACGATGCTCGGAAACAAGTCTACTCGAGATTAAAAAATATCATGTTGCAGAATATGTATTATCGGACAGATATCGGCCTTAAATGGTATCAGGATTCTGACCGGCTCCAAACCTGGGGATATTTGTATTGA
- a CDS encoding GIY-YIG nuclease family protein gives MHYIYSLKCKDGYYIGCTDNLKDRLGRHQKGQIPATANRLPVKLDFYFAINDKYKAFEFEKYLKFGSGRAFINKHFVQW, from the coding sequence ATGCATTATATCTACAGTTTAAAATGCAAAGACGGCTACTATATTGGATGTACAGATAACTTAAAAGATAGATTGGGAAGACATCAAAAGGGACAAATACCGGCAACGGCAAATCGTTTACCGGTAAAATTAGATTTTTATTTCGCGATAAATGATAAATACAAAGCTTTTGAATTTGAAAAATATTTAAAATTTGGATCGGGACGGGCCTTCATCAATAAACATTTTGTGCAATGGTAA
- a CDS encoding M48 family metallopeptidase — protein MATLYTQAESNTRKTWILMSFFFILIIVLGYLFSYYLEAPFILPIAVVFSVFTSFGSYWYSDKIVIAMTKAQLITKEQNSELYRLVENLCITAGLPLPKIYILNELQPNAFATGRDAEHAVIAVTRGLLEKLEKTELEGVIAHELSHIGNKDMLLQTVVVVLAGMIALMAQLFFRMSRFGGGGGRRGKGNAIFLAILIIAAILAPLAATLIKLAISRKREFLADASGALLTRYPEGLARALEKISADPNPLRVANSSIAHLFISAPFRAEEKQNWFANLLRTHPLTIERVKALRDLKL, from the coding sequence ATGGCAACTCTTTATACTCAAGCCGAGTCCAATACTCGCAAGACTTGGATATTGATGAGCTTCTTTTTTATTCTCATTATTGTTCTCGGTTATTTATTCAGTTATTATCTGGAAGCTCCTTTTATTTTGCCAATTGCGGTTGTTTTTAGCGTGTTTACCAGTTTTGGAAGTTATTGGTATTCGGATAAAATTGTAATTGCAATGACTAAAGCTCAGTTAATTACAAAAGAGCAAAACTCCGAACTTTATCGATTAGTAGAAAATTTATGTATTACTGCCGGTCTTCCCTTGCCAAAGATTTATATTTTAAATGAACTCCAGCCCAATGCTTTTGCTACCGGCCGGGACGCGGAACATGCTGTAATTGCGGTAACCAGGGGATTGCTGGAAAAATTGGAGAAAACGGAATTGGAGGGAGTGATTGCTCACGAACTTTCTCATATTGGAAACAAAGATATGCTTTTACAAACAGTTGTAGTGGTTTTAGCAGGAATGATAGCCTTGATGGCTCAATTATTTTTTAGGATGAGTCGTTTCGGCGGAGGAGGAGGCAGGCGGGGAAAAGGAAATGCAATTTTTTTAGCTATCTTGATAATTGCTGCAATTCTAGCGCCTTTAGCCGCAACCCTAATAAAACTGGCTATTTCCCGCAAAAGAGAATTTTTAGCCGATGCTTCCGGAGCGCTTTTAACCAGATACCCGGAAGGACTGGCCAGAGCATTAGAAAAAATTTCAGCCGATCCTAATCCCTTAAGAGTAGCCAACAGTTCCATAGCTCATCTTTTTATTTCAGCTCCTTTCAGGGCCGAAGAAAAGCAAAATTGGTTTGCTAATTTGTTGAGAACTCATCCTCTGACAATAGAGAGAGTTAAGGCGTTGAGAGATTTAAAATTGTAG
- a CDS encoding LemA family protein, whose amino-acid sequence MILYFLVGIILVIGVWLAYTFNGLVVLRTRSKEAWADIDVQLKRRYDLIPNLVETVKGYATHEREVFEKVTEARAKAMGAGSMQEKAQAENMLSSTLKSLFAVAESYPDLKASQNFLELQRELTDTEDKIQAARRFYNGNVRDLNIKIEIFPSNMIAGPFGFKKMEFFELEEAAAAREPVKVNF is encoded by the coding sequence ATGATTTTATATTTTTTAGTCGGTATAATTTTAGTTATAGGTGTTTGGCTGGCCTATACCTTCAATGGTTTGGTTGTTTTAAGGACCAGATCTAAAGAGGCCTGGGCCGATATCGATGTCCAGTTAAAGAGGAGATACGATTTGATTCCCAATTTAGTGGAAACGGTCAAGGGTTACGCTACCCACGAGAGAGAAGTGTTTGAGAAAGTAACCGAAGCTCGAGCCAAAGCAATGGGAGCCGGAAGCATGCAAGAAAAAGCTCAAGCTGAAAACATGCTTTCTTCTACCTTAAAATCTCTTTTTGCCGTAGCGGAAAGTTATCCTGATTTGAAAGCTTCTCAAAACTTTTTGGAGCTTCAGAGGGAGTTAACCGATACAGAAGATAAAATTCAAGCTGCCAGAAGATTTTATAACGGCAACGTCAGGGACTTAAACATAAAGATTGAAATTTTTCCCAGCAACATGATTGCCGGCCCTTTTGGATTTAAAAAGATGGAGTTTTTTGAACTGGAAGAGGCAGCGGCGGCTAGGGAACCTGTCAAAGTAAACTTCTAA
- a CDS encoding peptide deformylase, giving the protein MAIVLPKQLGTKEGDLLSKKSELVLDFKEADEIVKSLKESLNHYGGVGIAAPQIGISKRIFIVDIKPTERYKERYPEMQEVGFVSYINPKILKFSLGANKNPEGCLSVFYGAFYGKVKRANNLKIEYFDLEGKKHTEQIKDSFHARVIQHEFDHLEGKNFLYRMEEKDFLSVAFDEKLDIRKKD; this is encoded by the coding sequence ATGGCAATTGTTCTTCCCAAACAGTTAGGCACTAAAGAAGGGGATTTGCTTTCCAAGAAATCAGAGTTGGTTTTAGATTTTAAAGAAGCGGACGAAATTGTAAAATCCCTCAAGGAAAGCTTGAATCATTACGGCGGGGTTGGAATTGCCGCTCCTCAAATTGGGATTTCGAAAAGAATCTTTATTGTGGATATAAAACCAACCGAAAGATATAAAGAAAGATATCCTGAGATGCAAGAAGTTGGCTTTGTTTCTTATATTAACCCTAAAATTTTAAAGTTTTCATTGGGAGCCAATAAAAATCCGGAAGGGTGTCTCAGTGTTTTTTACGGCGCTTTTTACGGAAAAGTGAAAAGAGCCAATAATCTAAAAATAGAATATTTTGATTTGGAAGGAAAAAAACACACTGAGCAGATAAAAGACTCTTTCCATGCCAGAGTCATCCAGCACGAATTTGACCATCTTGAAGGAAAGAATTTTTTATATCGCATGGAAGAGAAAGATTTTCTGTCCGTTGCTTTTGACGAGAAGCTGGATATCAGGAAAAAAGATTAA
- the groL gene encoding chaperonin GroEL (60 kDa chaperone family; promotes refolding of misfolded polypeptides especially under stressful conditions; forms two stacked rings of heptamers to form a barrel-shaped 14mer; ends can be capped by GroES; misfolded proteins enter the barrel where they are refolded when GroES binds) produces the protein MAKQILYSEDARKKLKEGVDKLANAVKVTLGPKGRNVVIESGFGSPTITNDGVSIAKEIELEDKAENIGAEIVKEVAQKTNDVAGDGTTTAVLLAQAIISEGLKNVAAGADPLAIKRGLTKGTEQVVAELKKMAQKITTKEEMAQVATISAENPEVGNLIAQMMEEIGKNGVITIEESKTFGLQKEIVKGLQFDRGYISPYMISDPERMEAVYENAHILITDKKIASLNEILPVLERLAQIGKKELVIIAEEIEGDALATLVVNKLRGIFNTLAIKAPGFGDRKKEMLADIATVTGGQVISEETGLKLENVEEKMLGMARRVISTKEHTTIIEGKGEKSEIEARINQIKKEIKATTSDFDKEKLQERLAKLSGGVGIIKVGAATEVEQKALQHKTEDALNATRAAVEEGIVPGGGVALLRAVKALEDSKAQGDEQLGLNILKRALEEPIRQIAKNAGAEGSVVAEQVKNNKGGFGYNAGTGVFEDLMQAGIVDPTKVVRSALENATSAAAMLLTTEVLIGEKPEKENHKHSASPMMPEY, from the coding sequence ATGGCAAAACAAATATTATATTCGGAAGATGCTCGTAAAAAATTAAAAGAAGGCGTTGATAAATTGGCTAACGCCGTCAAAGTGACTTTGGGTCCCAAGGGTCGGAACGTTGTTATTGAAAGCGGGTTCGGGTCTCCGACTATTACCAATGACGGAGTTTCAATAGCCAAAGAAATAGAACTTGAGGATAAAGCTGAAAATATAGGAGCTGAAATAGTCAAAGAAGTCGCCCAAAAAACCAATGACGTAGCCGGAGACGGAACAACCACGGCAGTGCTTTTAGCTCAAGCTATAATTTCAGAAGGCTTGAAAAATGTGGCGGCTGGAGCAGACCCTTTGGCTATCAAGCGGGGCTTGACCAAAGGTACGGAGCAAGTGGTTGCCGAGTTAAAAAAAATGGCTCAGAAAATAACCACCAAAGAAGAAATGGCGCAGGTGGCGACAATTTCCGCCGAGAATCCGGAAGTGGGGAACTTGATTGCCCAAATGATGGAAGAGATCGGAAAAAACGGAGTCATTACCATTGAAGAGTCAAAAACTTTCGGCCTTCAAAAAGAAATCGTTAAAGGTCTTCAGTTTGACCGCGGCTATATTTCTCCTTATATGATAAGCGACCCCGAAAGAATGGAAGCGGTTTATGAGAACGCTCACATTTTGATTACCGATAAAAAAATTGCTTCTTTAAACGAAATTTTACCGGTTTTAGAAAGATTAGCTCAAATCGGGAAAAAAGAATTGGTAATTATTGCCGAAGAAATCGAAGGCGATGCCTTGGCTACACTTGTGGTTAATAAGCTTCGCGGAATTTTTAACACTTTAGCCATTAAAGCTCCGGGATTCGGAGATAGAAAAAAAGAAATGCTGGCTGATATCGCTACAGTTACCGGAGGCCAGGTAATTTCCGAAGAAACCGGTTTAAAATTGGAAAACGTTGAAGAAAAAATGTTGGGCATGGCTCGCCGGGTGATTTCCACCAAAGAACACACTACTATTATCGAAGGCAAAGGAGAAAAAAGCGAAATTGAAGCCAGAATTAACCAGATAAAAAAAGAAATAAAAGCTACGACTTCCGATTTTGACAAAGAAAAGCTTCAAGAAAGATTGGCCAAATTAAGCGGAGGCGTTGGAATTATAAAAGTGGGAGCCGCCACCGAAGTGGAGCAAAAAGCCCTTCAGCATAAAACCGAAGACGCTTTAAATGCTACCCGGGCTGCCGTTGAAGAAGGAATAGTTCCGGGCGGAGGAGTGGCTTTGTTAAGGGCGGTAAAAGCATTGGAAGACTCAAAGGCCCAAGGCGATGAACAGCTCGGGCTTAATATTTTAAAGAGAGCCCTGGAGGAGCCGATTCGTCAGATTGCCAAAAATGCCGGAGCCGAGGGTTCCGTGGTAGCTGAACAAGTTAAAAACAACAAGGGCGGGTTTGGGTATAATGCCGGAACCGGAGTTTTTGAAGATTTAATGCAAGCCGGCATAGTGGATCCCACCAAAGTAGTCAGGTCAGCGTTGGAAAACGCCACTTCGGCTGCTGCAATGTTACTGACCACTGAAGTTTTAATCGGAGAAAAACCTGAAAAAGAAAATCATAAACATTCAGCTTCTCCGATGATGCCTGAGTACTAA
- a CDS encoding co-chaperone GroES: MNIKPLADYILIEPISQEEKTKFGIILPSTVEKEKPEQGKVIAVGSGKRTKDGKVIPPEVKPGDIVLFTKYGPNEVKIDDKEYLIAKQEDILAILE; the protein is encoded by the coding sequence ATGAACATTAAACCTTTGGCCGATTACATATTAATTGAGCCAATTTCCCAGGAAGAGAAAACCAAATTCGGCATTATTCTTCCTTCTACCGTTGAAAAAGAAAAGCCGGAACAGGGAAAAGTTATTGCCGTGGGGTCCGGCAAGCGAACCAAAGACGGCAAAGTTATTCCGCCGGAAGTAAAACCCGGGGACATTGTTTTGTTTACCAAATACGGCCCCAATGAGGTAAAAATCGATGACAAAGAATATTTAATTGCTAAGCAGGAGGACATCTTGGCGATTTTAGAATAA
- the uvrA gene encoding excinuclease ABC subunit UvrA, whose amino-acid sequence MYSNFIKIKGAKIHNLKNISVNLPKNKLVVITGISGSGKSSLAFDTLYAEGQRRYVESLSPYARQFLGIMQKPDVDKIEGISPAISIDQRKAAHNPRSTVGTITEIYDYLRLLFARTGQAHCPNCKKAITRQTVAQITNQIFKLPKGSEILVLGPVIRGRKGEHKGVLEEIQKAGFIRVRVEGIVHLIEEALAIDLNPKKNHNIEVVVDRLIIEKSIDRTRLVDSIETALKLGKGVLMINLKNKDILFSEHFACEECGISLPQIEPRLFSFNSPYGACSFCQGLGEKLEVDPKLVLPNKSLTIAEGAIFPWSRASHKIGRQGYFFWQLSKLAQKHDFSLDAPVSDLPKKVIDLILHGDQNFEGVVRNLERRYHETDSDWTRQEIEQYMIIKKCPKCLGKRLKPEVLAVKVAQKSIDQIVETNIQDLKEFFGEMLEQKSFILKPEEIKIAHPIFKEIINRLQFLSDVGLDYLTLDRKAATLSEGEEQRIRLATQLGSKLTGVLYVLDEPSIGLHSRDQRKLIATLKNLRDLGNTVVVVEHDADTILEADWVIDIGPGAGKHGGNLTFEGTPKQLLRSRSLTGQYLSGKKKVEIEEKEKIELEKIKNQNNKTPQFLIIKGAKENNLKNITAKIPLKKMVCIAGVSGSGKSSLITDTLARALFKKFYKSKEEPGKYDEILGLEHLDKVVLVDQSPIGRTPRSNSVTYTGAFSYIRYIFSKVKEARVRGYKSGRFSFNVKGGRCEACEGQGVKKIEMYFLPDVYVECQECRGARYNKETLEIEYKGKNIAQVLALTIEDALEFFKNIPPLFQKLNTLKEVGLGYIGLGQPAPSLSGGEAQRIKLATELSKKATGKTLYILDEPTTGLHFEDIKKLLLVLKRLVAKGNTILTIEHNLDVIKNADWILDLGPEGGQKGGYIVAQGSPQEIVKNKESYTGKYLKPLL is encoded by the coding sequence ATGTATAGTAATTTTATAAAAATCAAAGGAGCTAAAATCCATAATTTAAAAAATATTTCCGTTAATCTCCCAAAGAACAAACTGGTTGTTATTACCGGAATTTCCGGTTCCGGCAAGTCTTCTTTGGCTTTTGATACTTTGTATGCCGAAGGCCAGAGGCGATACGTGGAAAGCTTGTCTCCTTATGCCCGCCAATTTTTAGGCATTATGCAAAAGCCTGATGTTGATAAAATTGAGGGCATTTCTCCGGCAATTTCCATTGACCAAAGGAAGGCCGCCCATAACCCTCGTTCAACTGTCGGCACTATTACCGAAATTTATGATTATTTAAGGTTGTTATTCGCCAGGACAGGCCAGGCTCATTGTCCAAATTGCAAAAAAGCGATAACCCGTCAGACGGTCGCTCAAATTACCAACCAAATTTTTAAGTTACCGAAAGGTTCGGAAATTTTAGTTTTAGGACCCGTTATCCGAGGTCGGAAAGGAGAGCATAAAGGGGTTTTGGAAGAAATTCAAAAAGCCGGTTTCATCAGGGTAAGAGTTGAGGGTATCGTTCATTTGATTGAGGAGGCCCTGGCCATTGATTTGAACCCCAAAAAAAATCACAACATTGAGGTGGTGGTGGACAGATTAATTATTGAAAAATCAATTGACCGCACCAGATTGGTTGATTCCATAGAAACCGCCTTGAAGTTGGGCAAGGGCGTTTTAATGATAAATTTAAAAAATAAAGACATATTGTTTAGCGAGCATTTCGCCTGCGAGGAATGCGGGATAAGCTTGCCTCAAATAGAACCCAGATTGTTTTCTTTTAACTCTCCTTACGGCGCCTGTTCTTTTTGCCAGGGATTGGGCGAAAAATTAGAAGTGGACCCAAAGTTGGTTTTACCGAACAAAAGTTTAACCATTGCCGAAGGCGCTATTTTTCCTTGGTCCCGGGCTTCCCATAAAATCGGCAGGCAGGGATATTTTTTTTGGCAACTGTCTAAACTGGCCCAAAAACACGATTTTTCCCTTGACGCTCCGGTCAGTGATTTGCCAAAGAAAGTTATTGATTTAATTCTTCATGGAGACCAAAATTTTGAGGGAGTGGTTCGTAATTTGGAAAGAAGGTATCACGAGACTGATTCCGACTGGACTCGCCAAGAAATTGAACAATATATGATTATTAAAAAATGCCCTAAGTGCTTAGGAAAGAGGTTGAAGCCCGAGGTTTTGGCGGTTAAGGTCGCCCAAAAATCGATTGACCAGATAGTGGAAACAAACATCCAAGACCTGAAAGAGTTTTTTGGCGAAATGTTGGAGCAAAAATCATTTATTTTAAAACCAGAAGAAATAAAAATCGCCCACCCGATTTTTAAAGAAATTATCAATCGCCTTCAATTTTTGAGCGATGTCGGTTTAGATTATTTGACCCTGGACCGAAAAGCCGCCACGCTTTCAGAGGGAGAAGAGCAGAGAATAAGATTAGCCACCCAGTTGGGTTCAAAGTTGACCGGCGTTTTATACGTTTTAGACGAGCCTTCAATTGGTCTTCATTCCAGAGACCAGAGAAAATTGATTGCTACCTTGAAAAATTTAAGGGATTTGGGAAACACCGTTGTTGTCGTAGAGCACGACGCAGATACTATTTTAGAGGCCGACTGGGTTATCGATATCGGGCCAGGCGCGGGCAAGCACGGCGGAAACTTAACTTTTGAGGGGACCCCAAAGCAATTGTTAAGGTCAAGGAGCCTTACCGGCCAATATCTTTCAGGCAAAAAAAAGGTAGAGATAGAAGAAAAAGAAAAAATAGAACTGGAAAAGATTAAAAATCAAAACAACAAAACCCCTCAATTTTTAATAATAAAGGGAGCCAAAGAAAACAATCTTAAAAATATCACGGCCAAGATTCCCTTAAAAAAAATGGTTTGCATTGCCGGAGTGTCCGGTTCCGGGAAGAGCTCTTTAATCACCGACACGTTGGCCCGCGCTTTATTCAAGAAATTTTATAAATCAAAAGAAGAGCCGGGGAAATATGATGAAATTTTGGGCTTGGAGCATTTAGATAAAGTGGTTTTGGTTGACCAGTCGCCGATTGGCCGGACGCCAAGGTCAAATTCCGTAACTTATACCGGAGCTTTCTCTTACATTAGGTATATATTTTCCAAGGTTAAAGAGGCTAGAGTCAGGGGTTATAAATCCGGTAGGTTTTCTTTTAACGTTAAAGGGGGCCGTTGCGAGGCCTGTGAAGGCCAGGGAGTTAAAAAAATTGAAATGTATTTTTTACCCGATGTTTATGTGGAATGCCAGGAATGCAGGGGAGCCCGTTACAATAAAGAAACTTTAGAGATAGAATATAAAGGGAAAAATATCGCCCAGGTTTTGGCGCTGACCATTGAAGATGCTTTGGAGTTTTTTAAAAATATTCCTCCTTTGTTTCAAAAATTAAATACCTTAAAAGAAGTGGGATTGGGTTATATCGGTTTGGGTCAGCCGGCTCCTTCTTTGTCGGGCGGAGAGGCCCAGCGGATTAAGCTGGCTACCGAGCTTTCCAAAAAAGCCACCGGAAAAACTCTTTATATCTTAGACGAGCCGACCACTGGCCTTCATTTTGAAGATATTAAAAAACTTTTGCTGGTTTTAAAAAGATTAGTTGCAAAGGGAAATACTATTCTGACAATAGAGCATAATCTGGATGTTATTAAAAACGCTGACTGGATTTTGGACCTGGGGCCGGAAGGCGGCCAAAAGGGGGGATATATCGTGGCCCAGGGCTCTCCTCAAGAAATCGTCAAAAACAAGGAAAGTTATACCGGAAAATATTTAAAACCCCTTCTATAA
- a CDS encoding GIY-YIG nuclease family protein: MEKFKFTNQNKISHLSQSPGIYAFFGKKEIFYIGKAINIKKRLKSHFQQSSYKDKVFLEKTNKIGIIETGSEIEALILEAKLIKKYQPRFNVIWRDDKNYFYVVFTKENFPRIFITHQIPKNHILNKCAGPFVDGKALKQTLKILRKAFPYRNCRFLPNKPCLWYQLKRCPAPCLLKNKLAEQIPEISKKIKEESRRNAFDIIKILEGKKENLLNDLKEKMKGAAKSKNFEAALQIRDHIGSMEKIMAHRIALDEKEENFNWEKIKNNLQLILNNKKDFYRIEAYDISNFQGKEATGALIVFIEGKPDKNHYRKFKIKFSENKPDDIAMLKEILKRRFKHKEWPLPDLVLIDGGKGQLNLALRAIKNKEIKIMALAKKNNELFLPYQKKPILLKKLPPQFSNLILRLRDEAHRFAIDYHRKLRKNKLFS; the protein is encoded by the coding sequence ATGGAAAAATTCAAGTTTACGAATCAAAATAAAATTTCTCATCTCTCTCAAAGCCCGGGAATTTATGCTTTTTTTGGAAAAAAAGAAATTTTTTATATAGGCAAAGCAATAAATATAAAAAAAAGACTAAAAAGCCATTTCCAGCAATCCTCTTATAAAGATAAAGTTTTTTTAGAAAAAACAAATAAAATAGGAATTATTGAAACCGGTTCGGAAATTGAGGCTTTAATTTTGGAAGCCAAGTTAATCAAAAAATACCAACCCAGGTTTAATGTGATATGGCGGGATGATAAAAATTATTTCTACGTTGTATTTACCAAGGAAAATTTTCCAAGAATTTTTATCACCCATCAAATTCCAAAAAATCATATTTTGAATAAATGTGCGGGACCCTTTGTCGACGGGAAAGCTTTAAAACAAACCTTGAAAATCCTGAGAAAAGCTTTTCCATACAGGAATTGCAGGTTTTTACCCAATAAGCCCTGTTTGTGGTATCAACTGAAAAGATGCCCGGCTCCCTGCCTCCTGAAAAACAAGCTGGCCGAACAAATCCCTGAAATTTCAAAAAAAATAAAAGAGGAATCCCGAAGAAATGCCTTTGACATTATAAAAATCTTGGAAGGTAAAAAGGAAAACCTTTTAAATGACCTTAAAGAAAAAATGAAAGGTGCGGCTAAATCAAAAAATTTCGAAGCGGCTCTCCAAATAAGAGACCATATCGGGTCCATGGAAAAAATAATGGCTCACCGAATAGCTTTAGACGAAAAAGAAGAAAATTTTAACTGGGAAAAAATTAAAAATAATTTACAGCTCATTTTAAACAATAAAAAAGATTTTTACAGAATAGAGGCTTATGATATTTCCAATTTCCAAGGTAAAGAAGCTACGGGAGCTCTTATTGTTTTTATAGAGGGAAAACCCGATAAAAATCATTATCGCAAGTTTAAAATTAAATTTTCCGAAAATAAACCCGACGATATTGCAATGCTAAAGGAAATTTTAAAAAGAAGATTTAAACATAAAGAGTGGCCCCTGCCTGATTTGGTTTTGATTGACGGCGGAAAAGGACAGCTGAATTTGGCTTTAAGGGCCATAAAAAATAAGGAGATAAAAATTATGGCTTTGGCTAAAAAAAATAATGAACTTTTTTTGCCTTATCAAAAAAAGCCGATTTTACTAAAAAAATTGCCTCCCCAATTTTCTAATTTAATTCTTCGGCTCAGAGACGAAGCTCACCGTTTTGCCATTGATTATCATCGTAAATTAAGAAAAAATAAACTGTTCAGTTGA
- a CDS encoding phage holin family protein: MKSRFRKLILQIIAGIVSIWLAKELVPGIEFTGFIKDLLLAGLLLGLINAFIKPILNLITLPLRIITLGLFGLLINMGIVWAIDIFFTNLNFVGLLPLFWTAIIVWASSLIANRI; this comes from the coding sequence ATGAAGTCACGTTTTAGAAAATTAATCTTACAGATTATCGCGGGAATCGTGTCAATCTGGCTGGCTAAAGAGCTTGTTCCGGGCATAGAGTTTACCGGGTTTATCAAGGATTTATTGCTGGCGGGGCTTTTATTGGGCTTGATAAATGCTTTTATTAAGCCTATTCTTAACCTGATTACCCTGCCCTTAAGAATAATTACCCTTGGACTCTTTGGCCTGTTAATCAACATGGGAATCGTTTGGGCAATTGATATCTTTTTTACAAATTTAAACTTTGTCGGACTTTTGCCTTTATTTTGGACGGCAATCATTGTTTGGGCTTCGAGCTTGATAGCTAATCGAATTTAA
- the secG gene encoding preprotein translocase subunit SecG, whose product MSILSITQIIVSIFLIICILLQQRGAALDSAFGGGGESYSSRRGMQKTILWITIVLGIAFIILSLLNLK is encoded by the coding sequence ATGTCTATTTTATCTATAACGCAAATTATAGTTTCTATTTTTTTAATTATTTGCATTCTGCTTCAACAAAGGGGAGCAGCTTTGGATTCCGCTTTCGGCGGAGGAGGAGAATCTTACTCCTCCCGCAGAGGAATGCAAAAAACCATTCTGTGGATTACAATCGTCCTGGGAATTGCCTTTATTATTTTATCCCTGTTGAATCTCAAATGA